The following are from one region of the Macrobrachium nipponense isolate FS-2020 chromosome 21, ASM1510439v2, whole genome shotgun sequence genome:
- the LOC135197765 gene encoding uncharacterized protein LOC135197765 yields MDASGIVRGVGWPRAGGKFSPGMNLKSTDLLRTLQLILSFNEQMSRDDSTIRHTVSRFASQARNIIMNVHRYFSSQWGADSRNEVFEKTAKATGVPTNTVKKIKRQSSECGNVPFASPVYPRKRIRVKDKVDSFENECIRKEILSFYERGELPTLDALLEKVKEDPVKFNGGRTTLWKIVRGLRFRYKKETSGRAILMERDDIVAARTEYLRLIEKNRNCSPTERKPEVFLDETWINQNECVRQCWTTGEGEIGPKLKTGKGSRFIVVHAGVRRGLSKMRYCCLGQKMVPKGTTMISWTMKGF; encoded by the exons atggatgcatctggtatcgttagaggTGTAGGTTGGCCGCGggcgggcgggaaattcagtccaggaatgaatttgaaatctacggacctacttcgcactcttcagctcatccttagttttaatgag cagatgtctcgagatgacagcaccattcgtcacacagtttccagatttgcaagtcaagctcgcaacattataatgaatgttcatcgttacttcagctcacagtggggagcagactcaagaaatgaagtatttgagaagaccgccaaagctacaggagtgccaaccaacacagtgaaaaaaatcaagcgacagtcatctgagtgtggtaacgtccccttcgcttcacctgtatatcccaggaagaggatccgagtgaaggacaaggtggatagttttgaaaatgagtgtattcggaaggagattttgtctttttacgagagaggagagctcccaacgttagatgccctactggaaaaagtgaaggaagacccggtaaagtttaatggtggaagaacaacgttatggaaaattgtgagagggcttcgattccggtacaaaaaagagacgagtggaagagcaattttaatggaacgtgatgatatagtggcagcgagaactgaatacctacggttaattgaaaagaataggaattgtagtccaactgaacgtaaacctgaagtattcctggatgaaacttggataaaccaaaatgaatgtgtacgtcagtgttggacaacgggtgaaggcgaaataggacccaaacttaagactggaaaggggtcaagatttattgtggtgcacgcgggagtgagaaggggtttgtcaaagatgcgctattgttgtttaggtcaaaaaatggtgccaaaggggactaccatgatttcatggaccatgaaaggtttttaa
- the LOC135197769 gene encoding calpain clp-1-like isoform X1, producing MAGETIDELSEKKHKEDEDKTCRCYKHLENKGPNAPKPDDVEGGASLQKSTYYTRVSTEYSNQRMVKPGKRPAKKGFTTLRDECLKANRLFEDPEFPPNDYSINFDGVTRRSYVWKRPHELVKDAHLFVEGASRFDIQQGELGDCWLLAAISNLTLNPRLFHVVVPRDQSLNNYYAGIFHFRFWQYGKWQDVVIDDMLPTYCDQLVFMHSKTKNEFWCALLEKAYAKLYGCYEALKGGNINESMVDLTGGVVEMIDLRNPPSNLFSVMRKAYRRGALMGCAIEPQNPNIQTEAVLTNGLIVRHAYSVTRVTCVDIASAAPKMKANCSDGPVDVGGLQNAFGSILKPLMGLISPTGAEKAPSSVPSMGPTLASISNFNLNLAFPDGKAELVRLHNPWGNEAEWTGSWSDKSPEWGTIAPEDRERLGLTFDDDGEFWMSFLDFIRNFSTVEICDVTPEVFDLGDEDDEEANTSDNILKRWQMVMYEGAWVSHHSAGGCRNFIDTFVTNPQYTVVLEDPDEDDDDDLCTIVISIMQKNVRQLKRYGADYNPIGFTVYKKPDDKQLGERLDKEFFMYNMSVAKVKFFLNTREVTERFRFPPGAYVIVPSTFEPEMTGEFLLRIFYEAKRLKITK from the exons TACAGCAATCAGCGCATGGTGAAGCCTGGTAAACGCCCCGCGAAGAAGGGCTTCACCACCCTCAGGGACGAGTGCCTGAAGGCCAACAGGCTCTTCGAGGATCCCGAGTTCCCTCCCAACGACTACTCCATCAACTTCGACGGCGTCACCAGGAGGTCCTACGTGTGGAAGAGGCCTCAT GAATTGGTCAAAGACGCCCATCTCTTCGTGGAGGGTGCCAGTCGTTTCGACATTCAGCAAGGTGAACTGG gTGACTGTTGGCTTCTGGCCGCCATATCAAATCTCACCTTGAACCCTCGACTGTTCCACGTAGTGGTTCCAAGGGACCAGAGTCTTAACAACTATTATGCCGGGATATTCCACTTCAG GTTTTGGCAATATGGCAAATGGCAAGATGTGGTCATTGACGACATGTTGCCCACATACTGCGACCAGCTTGTGTTCATGCACTCCAAGACCAAGAACGAGTTCTGGTGTGCTCTCCTTGAGAAAGCTTATGCCAA GTTATACGGCTGCTACGAAGCCCTCAAAGGAGGAAACATCAACGAGAGCATGGTTGACCTGACAGGGGGCGTGGTCGAGATGATTGACCTGAGGAACCCACCCAGTAATCTCTTCAGCGTCATGAGGAAGGCCTACAGGAGAGGCGCTCTCATGGGATGTGCTATTGAG CCTCAGAATCCCAACATCCAAACCGAGGCCGTTCTGACCAACGGCCTTATAGTACGACACGCTTACTCGGTGACTCGCGTCACTTGTGTCGACATTGCATCCGCTGCTCCAAAAATGAAG GCCAATTGCAGCGACGGCCCGGTCGACGTCGGAGGTCTTCAAAATGCCTTTGGGAGCATCCTAAAGCCCCTCATGGGTCTGATTAGCCCCACGGGGGCCGAAAAGGCTCCCAGCAGTGTCCCTTCGATGGGTCCCACCCTCGCCAGCATTTCAAATTTCAACCTTAACTTGGCGTTCCCGGAC GGCAAGGCCGAGTTGGTTCGCCTCCACAACCCTTGGGGAAACGAGGCAGAGTGGACAGGCTCCTGGAGCGACAAGTCCCCGGAATGGGGGACAATCGCCCCTGAGGACAGAGAACGGTTGGGCCTCACCTTCGATGATGACGGGGAGTTCTGGATGAGTTTCCTT GATTTTATCAGGAACTTCTCGACCGTGGAAATTTGTGATGTGACTCCCGAGGTGTTCGACTTGGGTGACGAGGACGACGAAGAAGCCAACACATCCGATAACATCCTGAAGAGGTGGCAGATGGTTATGTACGAAGGGGCGTGGGTGTCCCACCACTCTGCAGGTGGCTGCAGGAACTTCATTG ATACTTTTGTAACAAACCCCCAATACACGGTTGTCCTGGAGGATCCTGACGAAGACGACGATGATGACCTTTGCACCATCGTCATCTCCATCATGCAGAAGAACGTCCGTCAGCTCAAGCGATACGGAGCAGATTACAATCCTATTGGTTTCACTGTATACAAG AAACCGGATGATAAGCAGCTTGGTGAGCGCCTCGACAAGGAATTCTTCATGTACAACATGAGTGTAGCCAAAGTGAAGTTCTTCTTGAACACCCGAGAGGTCACAGAACGCTTCCGCTTCCCCCCTGGAGCCTACGTCATCGTCCCATCAACCTTTGAGCCAGAGATGACAGGAGAATTCCTCCTGAGAATCTTCTATGAAGCCAAGAGGTTGAAAATTACCAAGTAG
- the LOC135197769 gene encoding calpain clp-1-like isoform X2, whose protein sequence is MVQRFAQAQETKGRRIVVEEEEALVKYSNQRMVKPGKRPAKKGFTTLRDECLKANRLFEDPEFPPNDYSINFDGVTRRSYVWKRPHELVKDAHLFVEGASRFDIQQGELGDCWLLAAISNLTLNPRLFHVVVPRDQSLNNYYAGIFHFRFWQYGKWQDVVIDDMLPTYCDQLVFMHSKTKNEFWCALLEKAYAKLYGCYEALKGGNINESMVDLTGGVVEMIDLRNPPSNLFSVMRKAYRRGALMGCAIEPQNPNIQTEAVLTNGLIVRHAYSVTRVTCVDIASAAPKMKANCSDGPVDVGGLQNAFGSILKPLMGLISPTGAEKAPSSVPSMGPTLASISNFNLNLAFPDGKAELVRLHNPWGNEAEWTGSWSDKSPEWGTIAPEDRERLGLTFDDDGEFWMSFLDFIRNFSTVEICDVTPEVFDLGDEDDEEANTSDNILKRWQMVMYEGAWVSHHSAGGCRNFIDTFVTNPQYTVVLEDPDEDDDDDLCTIVISIMQKNVRQLKRYGADYNPIGFTVYKKPDDKQLGERLDKEFFMYNMSVAKVKFFLNTREVTERFRFPPGAYVIVPSTFEPEMTGEFLLRIFYEAKRLKITK, encoded by the exons ATGGTCCAGCGATTCGCGCAGGCGCAGGAGACCAAAGGTCGACGGATAgtggtggaggaggaagaggcgttGGTGAAG TACAGCAATCAGCGCATGGTGAAGCCTGGTAAACGCCCCGCGAAGAAGGGCTTCACCACCCTCAGGGACGAGTGCCTGAAGGCCAACAGGCTCTTCGAGGATCCCGAGTTCCCTCCCAACGACTACTCCATCAACTTCGACGGCGTCACCAGGAGGTCCTACGTGTGGAAGAGGCCTCAT GAATTGGTCAAAGACGCCCATCTCTTCGTGGAGGGTGCCAGTCGTTTCGACATTCAGCAAGGTGAACTGG gTGACTGTTGGCTTCTGGCCGCCATATCAAATCTCACCTTGAACCCTCGACTGTTCCACGTAGTGGTTCCAAGGGACCAGAGTCTTAACAACTATTATGCCGGGATATTCCACTTCAG GTTTTGGCAATATGGCAAATGGCAAGATGTGGTCATTGACGACATGTTGCCCACATACTGCGACCAGCTTGTGTTCATGCACTCCAAGACCAAGAACGAGTTCTGGTGTGCTCTCCTTGAGAAAGCTTATGCCAA GTTATACGGCTGCTACGAAGCCCTCAAAGGAGGAAACATCAACGAGAGCATGGTTGACCTGACAGGGGGCGTGGTCGAGATGATTGACCTGAGGAACCCACCCAGTAATCTCTTCAGCGTCATGAGGAAGGCCTACAGGAGAGGCGCTCTCATGGGATGTGCTATTGAG CCTCAGAATCCCAACATCCAAACCGAGGCCGTTCTGACCAACGGCCTTATAGTACGACACGCTTACTCGGTGACTCGCGTCACTTGTGTCGACATTGCATCCGCTGCTCCAAAAATGAAG GCCAATTGCAGCGACGGCCCGGTCGACGTCGGAGGTCTTCAAAATGCCTTTGGGAGCATCCTAAAGCCCCTCATGGGTCTGATTAGCCCCACGGGGGCCGAAAAGGCTCCCAGCAGTGTCCCTTCGATGGGTCCCACCCTCGCCAGCATTTCAAATTTCAACCTTAACTTGGCGTTCCCGGAC GGCAAGGCCGAGTTGGTTCGCCTCCACAACCCTTGGGGAAACGAGGCAGAGTGGACAGGCTCCTGGAGCGACAAGTCCCCGGAATGGGGGACAATCGCCCCTGAGGACAGAGAACGGTTGGGCCTCACCTTCGATGATGACGGGGAGTTCTGGATGAGTTTCCTT GATTTTATCAGGAACTTCTCGACCGTGGAAATTTGTGATGTGACTCCCGAGGTGTTCGACTTGGGTGACGAGGACGACGAAGAAGCCAACACATCCGATAACATCCTGAAGAGGTGGCAGATGGTTATGTACGAAGGGGCGTGGGTGTCCCACCACTCTGCAGGTGGCTGCAGGAACTTCATTG ATACTTTTGTAACAAACCCCCAATACACGGTTGTCCTGGAGGATCCTGACGAAGACGACGATGATGACCTTTGCACCATCGTCATCTCCATCATGCAGAAGAACGTCCGTCAGCTCAAGCGATACGGAGCAGATTACAATCCTATTGGTTTCACTGTATACAAG AAACCGGATGATAAGCAGCTTGGTGAGCGCCTCGACAAGGAATTCTTCATGTACAACATGAGTGTAGCCAAAGTGAAGTTCTTCTTGAACACCCGAGAGGTCACAGAACGCTTCCGCTTCCCCCCTGGAGCCTACGTCATCGTCCCATCAACCTTTGAGCCAGAGATGACAGGAGAATTCCTCCTGAGAATCTTCTATGAAGCCAAGAGGTTGAAAATTACCAAGTAG